In Geminocystis sp. NIES-3708, a single window of DNA contains:
- a CDS encoding EAL domain-containing protein yields the protein MNNDFIKTTLNRDLQPITHVLVLEDENSRQTIILEEANYSIGRDPRNKIALSSKKVSRFHATLLRRTDTKNRSFSYWLLDGDLQGNRSTNGIFINDKRCLVQELKHEDIIRLGFEIQASYYILNNVSDLALLQSGDFQQSSESMIKEDKISNPSRDMKQTLVISEPNVEAEETTNFQNSEITKLASFPELSPNPIIEMNWDGKITYLNPSAISKFPELQNNPSTENHPLLLGLIKNIENHGKNSKLFVREVTIKDQVFEQYIHYLSDKQLIRSYVFDFTKRKVLETQLQESEERYKAFISQTKEGIFLVDAHNKKILEANNALADLLGYSLEDIYSLKLYDLIDLNTAALDEQIKAILKTKKNNNLVKQFQYKSQNKLIVELESNITWVSYGDQIILSFAVRPANKNIHQETFIQEQGLYDLETGLPNRQLFMEQFNTAIANSRRNPNLLCIIFLELEILDENKEKLNYNLRTSILDGFAKRLRASLRSGDTVAHWDMYHFVALLPQVRSIKDVGRVSHRMLDSLKPPFFLDNRKIHIKTSMGIAIKAPDANHITAEILLNQGQSALSKSQESGSNNYKFFDQNIQLEVERLLRIEKLLAHALHRNEFLLYYQPQIDTEKNSLTGLEALIRWDHPDLGRVTPDQFIPLAEETGLIVSMGEWVIETACTQRQIWQRNHLHLTKQPICINISNQQFQQPNFTTTVKNILYKTQIDPNLLELEITEKTIGEDLESAKKTLKELTELGVRIALDDFGSGASALGYLKQFNFSTLKIDLPIVKNFIKNNQDKAMIKAMIAIAESFDLRVIAEGVETKEQVEKLLELGCNQVQGNWLSEPVNTEDISKFLAYSNDLE from the coding sequence ATGAATAATGACTTTATTAAAACAACTTTAAATCGAGATTTACAACCTATTACTCATGTTTTAGTTTTAGAAGATGAAAATTCTCGACAAACTATTATTTTAGAGGAAGCAAATTATTCCATTGGGAGAGATCCACGAAATAAAATTGCATTATCATCTAAAAAAGTTTCTCGTTTTCATGCCACTTTATTAAGAAGAACTGATACTAAAAATAGGTCATTTTCTTACTGGCTTTTGGATGGTGATTTACAGGGAAATCGAAGTACAAATGGTATTTTTATTAATGATAAAAGATGTTTAGTTCAGGAGTTAAAACATGAAGATATAATTCGCTTAGGTTTTGAAATTCAAGCTAGTTATTATATTTTAAATAATGTATCTGATTTAGCTTTATTACAATCAGGTGATTTTCAGCAATCTTCTGAAAGTATGATTAAGGAGGATAAAATCTCTAATCCTAGTCGAGATATGAAGCAAACTTTAGTTATTTCTGAGCCGAATGTTGAGGCTGAAGAGACCACTAATTTTCAAAATTCCGAAATTACAAAATTAGCTTCTTTCCCTGAATTAAGCCCTAATCCTATTATAGAAATGAATTGGGATGGAAAAATTACTTATCTTAATCCTTCTGCGATTAGTAAATTTCCTGAACTTCAAAATAATCCTTCTACAGAAAATCATCCTCTTTTATTAGGTTTAATTAAGAATATAGAAAATCATGGTAAAAATAGTAAATTATTTGTTAGGGAAGTTACGATAAAAGATCAAGTTTTTGAGCAATATATTCATTATCTATCAGACAAACAATTAATTAGAAGTTATGTTTTTGATTTTACTAAAAGAAAGGTTTTAGAAACTCAATTACAAGAAAGTGAAGAAAGATATAAGGCTTTTATCAGTCAAACAAAAGAAGGTATTTTCTTAGTCGATGCTCATAATAAGAAGATTTTAGAAGCTAACAATGCATTAGCCGATTTATTAGGTTATAGTTTAGAAGATATTTATTCTTTAAAATTATATGATTTAATTGATCTTAATACGGCGGCTTTAGATGAGCAAATTAAAGCTATTTTAAAAACTAAAAAAAATAATAATTTAGTTAAACAATTCCAGTATAAATCTCAAAATAAGTTAATAGTCGAATTAGAATCAAATATCACATGGGTTAGCTACGGTGATCAAATAATTCTTTCTTTTGCAGTACGTCCAGCTAATAAAAACATTCATCAAGAAACTTTTATTCAAGAGCAAGGATTATATGATCTCGAAACGGGTTTACCAAATCGGCAGTTATTCATGGAACAGTTTAACACTGCCATCGCCAATAGTCGCAGGAATCCTAATTTATTGTGCATTATTTTCCTTGAATTAGAGATTTTGGACGAAAATAAAGAAAAATTAAATTATAATCTTAGAACCAGTATTTTAGATGGTTTTGCGAAACGTTTAAGGGCTTCTCTACGTTCGGGAGATACTGTAGCACATTGGGATATGTATCATTTTGTTGCCTTACTGCCCCAAGTTAGAAGCATAAAAGATGTAGGAAGGGTGAGTCATCGAATGTTAGATTCTTTGAAACCGCCATTTTTCTTAGATAATCGGAAAATTCACATCAAAACCAGTATGGGTATTGCTATCAAAGCCCCAGATGCTAACCATATCACGGCGGAAATTCTACTTAATCAAGGGCAAAGTGCATTATCTAAAAGCCAAGAATCTGGTAGTAATAATTATAAATTCTTTGACCAAAATATACAATTAGAAGTCGAACGTTTACTCAGAATTGAAAAGTTATTAGCCCATGCTTTACACAGAAATGAATTTTTATTGTACTATCAGCCACAAATAGATACAGAAAAAAATAGTTTAACAGGATTAGAAGCACTAATCAGATGGGATCATCCCGACTTAGGAAGAGTTACCCCAGATCAATTTATTCCCTTAGCTGAGGAAACAGGGTTAATTGTCTCCATGGGAGAATGGGTAATTGAAACCGCTTGTACTCAACGTCAAATCTGGCAAAGAAATCATTTACACTTAACAAAACAACCTATTTGTATTAATATTTCTAATCAACAATTTCAGCAACCAAACTTTACTACCACGGTTAAAAATATCCTATATAAAACTCAAATAGATCCTAACCTATTAGAATTAGAAATTACAGAAAAAACCATCGGAGAAGATCTTGAATCGGCAAAGAAAACTTTAAAAGAATTAACTGAATTAGGGGTAAGAATTGCTTTAGATGATTTTGGTAGTGGTGCTTCCGCATTAGGTTATTTAAAACAATTTAACTTTTCAACTTTAAAAATTGACCTTCCTATCGTCAAAAATTTTATTAAAAATAATCAAGATAAAGCCATGATTAAGGCAATGATTGCCATAGCAGAAAGTTTTGATTTACGAGTAATTGCTGAAGGGGTAGAAACAAAAGAACAAGTTGAGAAATTATTAGAATTAGGATGTAATCAAGTGCAAGGTAATTGGTTAAGTGAGCCTGTTAATACCGAAGATATAAGCAAATTTTTAGCCTATTCTAATGATTTAGAATAA
- a CDS encoding EAL domain-containing protein, with amino-acid sequence MPIQNNNKNHFLLLLPENFAEQIVISLTENIYSIGRHSDNNIKLNSGAVSRHHATLMKKDVTTGESSYILIDGDLNGKRSQNGILVNGKKTIHHHLEDGDVIVFGTSEIKAIYKKENVLSANLSDGNLSSKTLKKNTLSSFDLSREKLQETLIISEENLSENLSDKDIKRLASFPELSPNPIIEFDFNGKVTYTNPAANLCFGELLIQDNLITPLTDGLNNNDNKNKELTIREIKIEDKYFEQYIHYLSKENVIRSYIFDITRRKNYEEKLKYQAFHDSLTGIPNRDFFYWKLAIYLKEIKEQKKELAIFFIDIDRFKNINETLNHTVGDKLLESFAQRLISCLPFDCFLARWGGDEFTLITPLDHNLPSARNIADIIINSLKKPFLIEKYTVYVTCSIGISLYPEDGLDEQQLIKNADIALFRAKQMGKNNCQFYTSKLNREQTLLFELETTLYNALENQELFLNFQPQLDLKTNSISSVEVLLRWQHPNLGIVSPSKFIPLAEETGLILSIGKWVLETACIQGKKWHDLGYKNLIIAVNVSAKQFQQEDFTEQVKHILKKTQFNPQYLELEITESILMQEVSRTEFIINELSSLGVKFSLDDFGTGYSSFSYLKNFPFHIIKIDQSFVTDLVINKQDQALISAIITLAKGYNMMVVAEGVETEKQKLFLKQLQCDLIQGWLVSKPLKEEDFLVFLNK; translated from the coding sequence ATGCCTATTCAAAATAATAATAAAAATCATTTTTTACTGTTACTTCCTGAAAATTTTGCAGAACAAATAGTAATTTCTTTAACTGAGAATATCTATTCTATTGGTCGTCATTCTGATAATAATATTAAATTAAATTCAGGAGCAGTATCCAGACATCATGCAACTTTGATGAAAAAAGATGTAACAACAGGAGAAAGTTCATATATTTTAATTGATGGAGATTTAAACGGTAAAAGAAGTCAAAATGGTATTTTAGTTAATGGCAAAAAAACTATTCATCATCATTTAGAAGATGGAGATGTAATTGTTTTTGGTACTAGTGAAATTAAAGCTATTTATAAGAAAGAGAATGTTTTATCAGCAAATTTATCTGATGGTAATTTATCATCTAAAACTTTAAAAAAAAATACCCTATCTTCTTTTGATTTAAGTAGAGAAAAGTTGCAGGAAACTTTAATTATTTCAGAAGAAAATCTTAGTGAAAATTTAAGTGATAAAGATATTAAAAGATTAGCCTCTTTCCCTGAATTATCACCTAATCCTATTATCGAATTTGATTTTAATGGAAAAGTAACTTACACAAATCCTGCGGCTAATTTATGTTTTGGAGAGCTATTAATTCAAGATAATTTAATTACTCCTTTGACGGATGGTTTAAATAATAATGATAATAAAAATAAAGAATTAACTATCAGAGAAATTAAGATTGAAGATAAATATTTTGAGCAATATATTCATTATTTATCTAAAGAAAATGTCATTAGAAGTTATATTTTTGATATTACTCGTCGTAAAAATTATGAAGAAAAATTAAAATATCAAGCCTTTCATGATTCTTTAACTGGTATTCCTAATCGGGATTTTTTTTACTGGAAATTAGCGATATATCTTAAAGAAATAAAAGAACAAAAAAAAGAATTAGCCATCTTCTTTATTGATATAGATCGTTTTAAAAATATCAATGAAACTTTAAATCATACGGTGGGAGATAAATTATTAGAAAGTTTTGCTCAACGTCTAATTTCTTGCCTTCCTTTCGACTGTTTTTTAGCTCGTTGGGGAGGAGATGAATTTACACTTATTACCCCATTAGATCATAATTTACCTAGTGCTAGAAATATTGCAGATATTATTATTAATAGTCTGAAAAAACCTTTTTTAATTGAAAAATATACGGTTTATGTTACTTGCAGTATTGGAATTTCTCTTTATCCTGAAGATGGTTTAGACGAACAACAACTAATAAAAAATGCTGACATTGCATTATTTAGAGCAAAACAAATGGGTAAAAATAATTGTCAATTTTATACCAGTAAATTAAATCGAGAACAAACCTTATTATTTGAGCTAGAAACGACTTTATATAATGCCTTAGAAAATCAAGAATTATTTTTAAATTTTCAACCTCAATTAGATTTAAAAACTAATAGTATCTCATCTGTAGAAGTATTGTTACGTTGGCAACATCCAAATTTAGGTATTGTTTCTCCCAGTAAATTTATTCCTTTAGCAGAAGAAACTGGATTAATTTTATCTATCGGTAAATGGGTATTAGAAACTGCTTGTATTCAAGGTAAAAAATGGCATGATTTAGGGTATAAAAACCTAATTATTGCTGTTAATGTTTCTGCTAAACAATTTCAACAGGAAGATTTTACCGAACAAGTAAAACATATTTTAAAGAAAACACAATTTAATCCTCAATATTTAGAATTAGAAATTACTGAAAGTATTTTAATGCAAGAAGTAAGTAGAACTGAATTTATTATTAATGAATTATCTAGTCTTGGTGTTAAATTTTCCTTAGATGATTTTGGCACGGGTTATTCTTCTTTTAGTTATTTAAAAAATTTCCCTTTTCATATTATTAAAATAGATCAATCTTTTGTCACTGATTTAGTGATTAATAAACAAGATCAAGCATTAATTTCAGCTATAATTACCTTAGCCAAAGGATATAATATGATGGTGGTAGCAGAAGGAGTAGAAACGGAAAAGCAAAAACTTTTTTTAAAGCAACTTCAATGTGATTTAATTCAAGGTTGGTTAGTTAGTAAACCTTTAAAAGAAGAAGATTTTTTAGTTTTTTTAAACAAATAA
- a CDS encoding phosphomannomutase/phosphoglucomutase, translating into MININWQKLQNGSDIRGVALKGVEGEEVNLTPDVVAFIGKAFSLWLSQQKQKPTSELIISIGRDSRLSGETLMTSCINAIGNLGVTVYDFAMASTPAMFMSTITDDYICDGAIMLTASHLPFNRNGLKFFTDKGGLQKQDITEILTIAEKGEFPTVEEKGNIEKRDFMSVYANQFVTKIRESVNHPDNYETPLQGLKIIVDAGNGAGGFYATKVLLPLGADIEGSQFLNPDGNFPNHIPNPENKEAMESISQAVINHQADFGIIFDTDVDRSAAVDSQGKELNRNKLIALISAIILKEHPQSTIVTDSITSEGLTQFIEEELKGKHHRFKRGYKNVINEALRLNQEGVESWLAIETSGHAALKENYFLDDGAYLVTKLLIELAKLKLDNQNLIDLISKLKEPVESEEFRLIITAEKFKDYGSKIIEKLTEFSASQSDWNIIPNNYEGIRVSCQNESEKGWFLLRLSLHDPVLPLNIETNIEGGVDKIANRLWTFFDQFKQLNYNH; encoded by the coding sequence ATGATTAATATTAATTGGCAAAAACTGCAAAATGGCTCTGATATTCGAGGTGTTGCTTTAAAAGGAGTTGAAGGAGAAGAAGTTAATCTTACCCCTGATGTTGTTGCTTTTATAGGTAAGGCTTTTTCTCTATGGTTAAGTCAACAAAAACAGAAACCGACTTCTGAATTAATCATCTCCATCGGTAGGGATAGTCGTTTATCTGGTGAAACTTTGATGACTTCTTGTATAAATGCGATCGGCAATTTAGGGGTAACGGTGTATGATTTTGCTATGGCTTCCACTCCTGCGATGTTTATGAGTACTATTACTGATGACTATATATGTGACGGTGCAATCATGTTAACCGCTAGTCATCTTCCTTTTAATCGTAACGGCTTGAAGTTTTTTACTGATAAAGGAGGCTTGCAAAAACAAGACATTACTGAAATTCTTACCATTGCGGAAAAAGGAGAGTTTCCGACGGTAGAAGAAAAAGGTAACATTGAAAAACGTGATTTTATGTCGGTTTATGCTAACCAGTTTGTCACTAAAATTAGAGAATCTGTCAACCATCCTGATAATTATGAAACTCCCTTACAAGGCTTAAAAATTATTGTTGATGCGGGAAATGGTGCAGGTGGCTTTTATGCAACAAAAGTCTTACTACCTTTAGGCGCGGATATAGAAGGTAGTCAGTTTTTAAATCCTGATGGCAATTTTCCTAATCATATTCCTAATCCTGAAAATAAGGAAGCGATGGAATCTATTTCTCAGGCAGTGATTAATCATCAAGCCGATTTTGGTATTATATTTGATACTGATGTTGATCGTAGTGCGGCTGTTGATAGTCAAGGAAAAGAGTTAAATCGTAATAAATTAATCGCCTTAATTAGTGCCATAATTTTAAAAGAACATCCTCAAAGTACAATAGTTACTGATTCCATAACTTCTGAAGGTTTAACTCAATTTATCGAAGAAGAATTAAAGGGAAAACATCACCGTTTTAAGCGAGGTTATAAGAATGTCATTAATGAGGCTTTACGGTTAAATCAAGAGGGTGTAGAATCGTGGTTAGCCATTGAAACATCAGGACACGCCGCATTAAAAGAAAACTATTTTCTCGATGATGGTGCATATTTGGTGACTAAATTATTAATAGAATTAGCTAAATTAAAGCTAGATAATCAGAATTTAATTGACTTAATTAGTAAACTTAAAGAGCCTGTAGAAAGTGAGGAATTTAGATTAATAATTACAGCAGAAAAATTTAAAGATTATGGTAGTAAAATTATCGAAAAATTAACAGAATTTAGTGCTAGTCAATCAGATTGGAATATAATTCCTAATAATTACGAAGGTATTAGAGTTTCTTGCCAAAATGAATCAGAAAAAGGCTGGTTTTTATTGCGTTTATCTCTTCATGATCCTGTTTTGCCTTTAAACATAGAAACAAATATTGAGGGTGGAGTAGATAAAATAGCTAATCGTTTATGGACATTTTTTGATCAATTTAAACAATTAAATTATAATCACTAA
- a CDS encoding CopG family transcriptional regulator, which translates to MVTLNLSRQVENRLSILAHELGEKEEELLQDAIINYLEDLEDIKDTKYRLDNPEVLLNS; encoded by the coding sequence ATGGTAACTCTTAATCTATCTCGTCAGGTTGAAAATCGTTTATCAATTTTAGCTCATGAATTAGGAGAAAAAGAAGAAGAATTATTACAAGATGCTATCATTAATTACCTAGAGGATTTAGAAGACATTAAGGATACTAAATATCGGTTAGATAATCCTGAAGTCTTACTTAACTCTTAA
- a CDS encoding LD-carboxypeptidase — protein sequence MLLPSQLQKGDSLLAIAPSGTLRDKERAKFEEGVEIWRKNGYKVILEENYGAQEGYLAGKDEIRRQALKKAWTNPEYKGIICVRGGYGGVRLLENWQWETISQPKWLIGFSDVTSLLWSLYNQKIISIHGAVLTTISQEPDWSLKRLFNYIEGKPLLPLKGHGWGGGKAQGRLLPANLTVATHLLATPICPNFDNIILALEDVQEAPYRLDRMLTQWRLMGIFDQVKGIILGRFSGCNPPDSIPSWNVEEVLHDRLSDFNIPIISELPFGHDGVNACLPVGGLVEIDGDEGVIKFIDTAKI from the coding sequence ATGTTACTACCATCACAATTACAAAAAGGCGATTCTTTATTGGCGATCGCACCTAGTGGTACACTTAGAGATAAAGAAAGAGCTAAATTTGAGGAAGGAGTGGAAATTTGGCGAAAAAACGGGTATAAAGTTATTTTAGAGGAAAATTATGGAGCTCAAGAAGGTTATTTAGCAGGAAAAGACGAAATTCGCCGTCAAGCTCTAAAAAAAGCATGGACAAATCCCGAATATAAAGGCATTATTTGCGTTAGAGGTGGTTATGGTGGTGTAAGGTTACTGGAAAATTGGCAATGGGAAACAATTTCTCAACCGAAATGGTTAATCGGTTTTTCTGATGTAACTAGCCTTCTGTGGAGTTTATATAACCAAAAAATTATTAGTATTCACGGTGCAGTTTTAACTACTATATCCCAAGAGCCAGATTGGTCATTAAAACGCTTATTTAACTATATTGAAGGGAAACCTCTACTCCCCTTAAAAGGACATGGCTGGGGTGGTGGCAAAGCTCAAGGAAGGCTCTTACCAGCCAATTTAACCGTAGCAACTCACTTATTAGCAACCCCAATTTGTCCTAATTTTGATAATATAATTTTAGCTTTGGAAGATGTCCAAGAAGCACCTTATCGTCTTGATAGGATGTTAACTCAATGGCGATTAATGGGAATTTTTGATCAGGTAAAAGGCATTATTTTAGGAAGATTTAGCGGTTGTAATCCTCCTGATAGTATCCCCAGTTGGAATGTTGAGGAAGTATTACATGATCGTCTCTCAGATTTTAACATACCAATTATAAGTGAATTACCCTTTGGTCATGACGGCGTTAATGCTTGTTTACCCGTTGGTGGCTTAGTGGAAATTGATGGCGATGAAGGGGTAATTAAATTTATTGATACGGCTAAAATATAA
- a CDS encoding monovalent cation/H(+) antiporter subunit G, which produces MSYFFIIFGLILWLWGTSYLLSKRSPLYKLHNLSVSDTLGSIAIVVGLLWKIPREWPLLVLAIISLALWNTMLGYVLAYCSSDRQNTNE; this is translated from the coding sequence ATGAGTTATTTTTTTATTATTTTCGGCTTAATTCTTTGGTTATGGGGTACATCTTATTTATTAAGTAAACGTTCACCTCTTTATAAACTTCATAATCTTTCAGTATCAGATACTCTAGGATCAATAGCTATTGTTGTCGGGTTATTATGGAAAATACCCAGAGAATGGCCTTTATTAGTTTTAGCAATTATCTCTCTTGCTCTTTGGAATACTATGTTAGGTTATGTTTTAGCTTATTGTTCTAGTGATCGTCAAAATACTAATGAATAA
- a CDS encoding DUF4040 domain-containing protein codes for MNNPDFTIYIIVALLPLSAFFLVIQVNPFYALIIRGMLGAIAALVYALLGAADVALTEALMGTLLAISLYVIAVRSSLVMRLGVLKKDLSTANNQQNTLDKDNLFSLIIEHFKSVIAKYYLRLELVDYEDQNSLEKALNEKEVHGIFFAKEHEIKSSKQIYQSIIRIERLYEIFQQEENNSMDNLTYIYLADNKD; via the coding sequence ATGAATAATCCTGATTTTACTATATATATCATTGTTGCTTTATTGCCATTATCAGCTTTTTTTTTGGTAATTCAAGTTAATCCTTTTTATGCTTTAATTATTCGAGGTATGTTAGGTGCGATCGCCGCTTTAGTCTATGCTTTATTAGGTGCAGCGGATGTCGCTTTAACAGAGGCTTTAATGGGAACATTGTTAGCTATCTCTTTGTATGTAATTGCGGTACGTTCTTCCTTAGTAATGCGTTTGGGAGTCTTAAAAAAAGATTTATCCACTGCGAATAATCAACAAAATACTTTAGATAAAGATAACTTATTTTCTCTAATAATAGAGCATTTTAAATCAGTAATTGCCAAGTATTATCTACGATTAGAATTAGTAGATTATGAGGATCAAAATAGTTTGGAAAAAGCTTTAAATGAGAAAGAAGTCCATGGTATCTTTTTCGCAAAAGAACATGAAATAAAATCTTCAAAACAAATTTATCAAAGTATCATTAGAATTGAGCGATTATACGAAATTTTCCAACAAGAAGAAAATAATTCTATGGATAATTTAACCTATATTTATTTAGCAGATAATAAAGACTAA
- a CDS encoding Na(+)/H(+) antiporter subunit B — MKIIYLIAGIALFIKILIIVNPELDLSQTSIVEIVVNDTGVPNAVSGIIFRNRLYDTIFEVVVFTIAILGVQYLLANEKVSTIVYQFTDEPSIVLARLASTITALVSIELAIRGHLTPGGGFAAGVAAGTAIGLIVITSSIDWMYDLYNHYQAGKWEKIIIIIFILLAGITLAGFELPYGNLGSLLSGGIIPLLNILVALKVALGSWLILLLFIRYRGLL; from the coding sequence ATGAAGATAATTTATTTAATAGCTGGAATTGCACTGTTTATAAAAATATTAATTATTGTCAATCCAGAGTTAGATTTATCGCAAACCTCTATCGTTGAAATCGTAGTCAATGATACGGGAGTGCCTAATGCCGTATCAGGGATTATTTTTCGTAATCGTCTTTATGACACAATTTTTGAAGTAGTAGTCTTTACCATCGCTATTTTAGGAGTACAATATCTACTCGCAAATGAAAAAGTTTCTACAATAGTTTATCAATTTACCGATGAACCTTCTATCGTTTTAGCACGTTTAGCTTCCACTATTACTGCTCTTGTCAGTATAGAATTAGCTATCCGAGGACATTTAACCCCCGGAGGCGGTTTTGCCGCAGGAGTAGCCGCAGGTACTGCTATTGGATTAATAGTGATTACATCTTCTATTGATTGGATGTATGATCTGTATAACCATTATCAGGCAGGTAAATGGGAAAAAATCATCATTATTATATTCATCCTTTTAGCCGGAATTACTTTAGCTGGTTTTGAATTACCTTATGGGAATTTAGGATCATTACTTAGTGGTGGTATTATTCCCTTATTAAATATTTTAGTAGCCTTAAAAGTCGCATTGGGATCATGGTTAATTCTTTTGCTCTTTATTCGTTATCGAGGCTTGTTATAA
- a CDS encoding urease accessory protein UreF, with amino-acid sequence MSEKLLLLLQLCNSSFPLGAYSYSEGLETLIEEKRIIDNQNLNQWLINELKYGSIRIELAIVIRSYNCYLKKDLEGLLYWNDWFSASRETSELRQQSWQMGKSFLRLMLSFESENQDLFDIINSFDSHCNYAIAFGILTAHWEIKIEDLLLGYIHNWINNLINVGVKLIPLGQTEGQNLLLNIKYEILKNVDAILSLKDEELSSCSWGLSLASIKHEQLYSRLFRS; translated from the coding sequence ATGTCAGAAAAATTATTACTACTGTTACAACTGTGTAATTCCAGCTTTCCTTTAGGAGCTTATAGTTACTCTGAAGGTTTAGAAACTTTAATAGAAGAAAAGCGAATAATTGATAATCAAAATTTAAATCAATGGTTAATTAATGAGTTAAAATATGGCTCAATTAGAATAGAATTAGCTATCGTTATTCGTAGTTATAATTGTTATTTAAAAAAAGATTTAGAAGGTTTATTATATTGGAATGATTGGTTTAGTGCTAGTCGAGAAACCTCAGAATTAAGACAACAAAGTTGGCAAATGGGAAAAAGTTTTCTAAGATTAATGCTCTCTTTTGAGTCTGAAAATCAAGACTTATTTGATATTATTAATAGTTTTGATAGTCATTGTAATTATGCTATAGCTTTTGGTATTCTCACTGCCCATTGGGAAATAAAAATAGAAGATTTATTATTAGGATATATTCATAATTGGATAAATAATTTAATAAATGTAGGAGTAAAATTAATCCCTTTAGGACAAACAGAAGGACAAAATTTATTATTAAATATTAAATATGAAATCTTAAAAAATGTTGATGCTATTTTATCTTTGAAAGATGAAGAATTATCTAGTTGTAGTTGGGGTTTATCTTTAGCAAGTATCAAACATGAACAGCTATATAGTCGTTTATTCCGTAGTTAA
- a CDS encoding ABC transporter ATP-binding protein, with amino-acid sequence MNLSEPIIELKEVSKSFGNKIILDKANLKIYEGDALVIIGPSGTGKSTILRIIAGLTEPDEGEIYIKGKKRVGFIEDHQDSMIISMVFQQAALFDSLSVRENIGFSLYQHSGLSHDKIKDIVNNALDMVGLPLETANLFPAELSGGMRKRVSFARAMIFNPNKPEERPEVILYDEPTAGLDPIASTMVEDLVRHLQITCNAYLMVTHQNSTIRRTGDRLVFLYDGQFQWDGHIQEIDTTDNPLVRQFFSASIEGPIK; translated from the coding sequence ATGAATCTATCTGAACCCATAATAGAGTTAAAGGAAGTCTCTAAATCTTTTGGCAATAAAATCATTTTAGATAAAGCCAATTTAAAAATTTATGAAGGTGATGCTTTAGTAATTATTGGACCTAGTGGCACGGGTAAATCAACAATATTAAGAATAATAGCAGGTTTAACAGAGCCAGACGAAGGAGAAATATATATTAAAGGAAAAAAAAGAGTCGGATTTATTGAAGATCATCAAGACTCAATGATAATTAGTATGGTATTTCAACAAGCTGCCTTATTTGATTCTTTGAGCGTTAGGGAAAATATCGGCTTTTCCTTATATCAACATTCTGGATTGTCTCACGATAAAATCAAAGATATTGTCAATAATGCGTTAGACATGGTTGGTTTACCCCTAGAAACCGCAAATCTTTTTCCCGCAGAATTATCGGGAGGAATGCGTAAAAGAGTCAGCTTTGCAAGGGCAATGATTTTTAATCCTAATAAACCAGAAGAAAGACCTGAAGTAATTCTGTATGATGAACCAACTGCGGGTCTTGATCCGATCGCTTCAACTATGGTAGAGGATTTGGTTCGCCATTTGCAAATTACTTGTAATGCTTACCTTATGGTAACACATCAAAATAGTACTATTCGTCGTACTGGCGATCGCTTAGTTTTTCTTTATGACGGGCAATTTCAGTGGGATGGTCATATTCAAGAAATTGATACGACAGATAATCCTCTAGTCAGACAATTTTTTAGTGCTAGTATTGAAGGACCGATAAAATAA